Proteins encoded by one window of Bubalus bubalis isolate 160015118507 breed Murrah chromosome 4, NDDB_SH_1, whole genome shotgun sequence:
- the LOC102405142 gene encoding olfactory receptor 6C74-like, giving the protein MEMKNGTSVQEFTLEGFPAVQRLGKILFLVHSLAYLASIAGNTVIVTTTCADSRLQMPVYFFLRIFSFFECCFTSAIIPKLLVIFLLGKQTISFAACFLQACVFVFLGAAGFLLLAVMSLDQYLAICKPLHYTTIMNLRACCLLVTACSALGFTLIASLVVMVSQLCFCGPHVIPHFFCDLSPLIHLSCSASRSLEILLLVLALCVLLTPLIITITACSNIVITIIGLPSAKERQKAFSTCSSHLIVLPLMYGSCVFIYMKRKKVNRLDSNKEAALVNTVVTPLLNPVTYMLRN; this is encoded by the coding sequence ATGGAAATGAAGAATGGGACAAGTGTCCAAGAATTCaccttggagggcttccctgctgtcCAGCGCCTGGGGAAAATTCTCTTCCTGGTGCACTCTCTGGCATACCTGGCATCCATTGCAGGCAATACGGTCATAGTCACCACCACCTGTGCTGACTCAAGGCTACAGATGCCTGTGTACTTCTTCCTAcgcattttctctttctttgagtGTTGCTTCACAAGTGCTATTATTCCTAAATTGCTGGTCATCTTTCTTTTAGGAAAGCAAACGATTTCCTTTGCTGCCTGTTTCTTACAAGCCTGTGTCTTTGTATTTCTGGGAGCAGCAGGCTTCCTCCTCCTAGCAGTGATGTCTCTGGATCAGTACCTGGCCATTTGCAAGCCTCTTCATTACACGACCATCATGAACCTGAGGGCTTGCTGCCTCCTGGTCACAGCCTGCTCGGCTTTGGGCTTCACTCTCATTGCCAGTCTGGTGGTGATGGTGTCCCAGTTATGCTTCTGTGGCCCCCATGTCATACCTCACTTCTTCTGTGACCTCAGCCCCCTGATCCATCTCTCCTGCTCTGCCAGCAGGTCTCTCGAAATATTGCTCCTTGTCCTTGCTTTGTGTGTCCTTTTGACTCCCCTCATCATAACCATCACTGCATGCAGCAACATAGTCATCACAATTATTGGACTCCCATCAGCCAAGGAGCGACAGAAAGctttctccacctgctcctctcACCTCATTGTCCTTCCTCTGATGTATGGCAgttgtgtgtttatatacatgaAACGAAAGAAGGTGAACAGGCTGGACTCTAACAAGGAGGCTGCCCTTGTGAACACGGTGGTGACTCCCCTGCTGAACCCTGTCACCTACATGCTGAGGAACTag